Genomic DNA from Ictidomys tridecemlineatus isolate mIctTri1 chromosome 6, mIctTri1.hap1, whole genome shotgun sequence:
TATAAAAGCCTCTTGAGACAAATAATAATAGCtctatttttacagatgaaaagcTGACTCTCCGAAAGACTAACTACTGTAGTCACACAGAGAAGTGATGAAAGAAGGACTTAGATTTGGGCCTGTAAAGCTCCTAGCACTTCACTGATACTCTCTCCACTCTCTTAGTTTTATGGTGCTACTGTGAAAAATTACCACAACTCTACTTACTTAAAACAAGATAAAtgtgcacagtggcacacacctataattccagcggctcggaaggctgaggtagaaggattgtgagttcaaagccagcctcggcaaataatcgaggcactaaacaactccagggagaccctgtctctaaataaaatacaaagaaggggtgggctggaattgtggctcagtggtagagcactcgcctagcacatgcgaggccctgggttcaaacctcagcactactttaaaaaaataaaataaaataaaggtattgtaaccaactacaactaaaaaataaatattaaaaaaaaaagattgggaatgtggcacagtggttaagtgcctctgagttcaatccctgataccaaaaaaaaaaaaaaaaaaaaaaaagtatcattctACAATATGAAGTTCAGACTTCTTAAATGGCTATCACTGGGCTATACTTAAAGTGTTGGCAGGACTGTGCTTCTTTTGGCATCTATGTGGAAgactcttgttttctttcctattccaaCTTCCACAGGCTGTCTGCATTCTTTGGCTCTTGGTATCCTTTTATATTCAAATCCATCAAAAGCCAGTTAAATCTTTCTCACATGGTATTACTCTGATGCTATCTCTAACCAGTCTGCCTCCATCTACCACATTTAAGGATTCTGGTCATTACATCTACTCACCTGACTAATCCTGGAACATCTCCTTTTAAGACCAACTGATTAGCAACCTTAAATTCCCAATACTATGCAACATAATATATTCATAGATTCTGGGGATTGAGAAGCAGACATCTTTGGAAGGCTATTATTCTGCTTACTGTGTTCATTGATAGTATAATATCATATAGTATAgtaatatgtaaatatgtttagcgaatattttttttgtttccttagcATTTTTAATCTAAGTTGTGTTACACCATCCTTACCTATATTTCCTATAGGTATATCTTTCACCCCTACTGGTGCTAGTGACTTTACCAATGACACAGTTCAACCCCTTACAGACAATAGGAGCCATGGAGCAAAAATAGTAATATATCACCCTAGAACAAAGAGTTGTCCTAGGCTTGTGCATATGACCCAAGCTGGTTAATCAGTCTTTCTCTGAAAATTGAGATTGAAGGGTAGGTGGCTGCTTCTTTTCCCTTGGATCATGAACTGTAATTTGATCCCAAAGATGCTGGTGGCCATATGTTTATATGCACTGTTCCCCTTCCCCAGCAGCTCATGGAAAAATCTAAGAAAATGCAGCCACAAGATAAGCAGATGGTAGCTGAGAAACAGAGACTGGGCCCTTTGCTATTCAAATCTCACAATTCTGTTGTCTCTGCAGCACGTTCTACCCTTATATTTCAGAGATGGAAGCTATGAGACAATAATTCCTGCTATTTTGCTTATAGTAGCTTGAATTGGATTTCTATCACTTGGCATAAAAAAGCCctaagagggctggggttatggctcagtagtagagcgcttgcctcatatgtgtgaggcactgggttcagtcctcagcatcacataaaataataaataaaataaaggtattgtctccatttataactaaaaaaatttttttaaaaacccctaAGATAAAAGCTTAAATTGAAGTATTTCTTGCTTCACATGTGTCAATTTTGTTTTCCCTATTACACTGTAACCTCTGGATCAAAAAAGTTCATGACATAGTTCTGTAGACTTCCTCCTATGCATATAATAGTACTAGGTTTACTGCAAGACCACcatattttctgatttatatGTCCTACTTACATGTCATGAGATGACATTAAATATAAGGTAAAACATGTATTAAATATAAGACAAAAGTTATACTCATGCACCTTAAATTTTAGCATTTTCCTTAACACtattcataaaattcatattttccaaGTGTGAAACTTGTATACGTTCTGATCTCTGGTAAGACCAAGGTCTTAAAAGTAAACAGTTTATCAGATATGTTGCTGGAATGTCCAGAACACAAGATGGAGAGTAAGAATTGGCAGAGATTTCCTTAAATACTACTGATATTTTATTCTCCCTAAATTAGATCCATTGTTTTAGGAAAGGGACACTCAcactgaataataaaataatcaacagttttaaatgaatgaatgaaaaatagagaaataataaatattaatttttaaaatatatcttttttagaacatttttacaGTCAAAATTTGTATTGTGTGTTATTTGCACATGCCCTGAGGAGCATAAATATGATGGCAGTCAAGAGCTAAGGGGAAAGATTTCttgacaaataaaacaaattcactGAACAACTGGATGTGCAATAGCGTTCTATCTTTTCATCTGAATTCCATAGGAAGGAAATCTTTTGATTATTTCAGGGACTATGTTCCCAAGCTAATTAGTACATTTAATGAGAGCTTCATTCCagatattgttttagttgttgaatTAACCAACATAATTCTCCAACAACACTATGAGTGTTGTTTGTAGTAGGCAGGATTCCAGAAATGCTCAACTCTCAATAATTCTCATcctctgattctttcttttttttttagttgttgatggacctttattttattttatttatatgtggtactgagaatcgaacccagtgcctcacacatgctaggcaagcgccccaccactgagccatgagCCCTCCCCTGATTATTTCAATGAACACTAATCTAGGTTCTTCTCTGAAGGAACTTTTCAGATGTAATTAAAGTCATGTATCttagtgttaccgctgttgaccatGATGAGTCCTTACTTACccagtgttgaagaataacaccagagaagcacgccaaggcaaggtcagagtggaaattagaagtttattaaaggacagcagaaaagacttctcccggagaaagaaggggacccaagagatggaatccgtAGAAGTgaggttgtttcccctttttatagttctttcagagatggaatgtaggtgggaaggcccgagggaTGGGACACAGGTggcaaagaagtaatctggtcagGAAGAACTTCTGAGTccgcatcttcaagtttgctgggggctgttcattaacacttctttgggatgggcctTGGACTTTTCCCGGGCTTCgttaacattccaagagttgttcaACTTTTCCCAGAATTCATTCTAAACATGGTCTCCATTTTGGATCTTACtcaatattagacctgatttacctaacttaactgactacctaactttaaatctggcttcattaggAAGGTTATTCTAGATTATTTGTGTATGTCTGAACTAAACATTTCAATCCTTAAACATAGAGAACTTTCTCTGGCTGGAATCagatgtggttaaaaaaaaaaaaaaggcagaggagaAATGCTGCAGAGGGAGAGATCAGAAAACACGGAGAGGTTTttttggctttgaagatggaggtaGGGAGTACATGTCAAGAAAGCTGAGAATCCTCATCTAAAACCAGCAAGAAAACAAATGTACAAAACTGAATTTTtctaacaatttaattttttattttttggtactggagattgagcccaggggaactctactactaagctacatccctagcttttttttttttttaagacagggtcttgctaaattgccttaAGTGGCCtgaaacttgagattctcctgcctcagcttcccgagtcactGAGATTAACAGGAGTGTGTCACCAGAcctggttcttttctttttttcttttaaaataacgaTTTGAATCTGAAAGCATATTCACCCCTTTAGCCTCCAGAGAGAAATTTCCCTCCATCATCTCACCAGTACATTTCTAGATTAGAAACTAGAGCCCTGATTACTAACTTCAACCACAGCACTTGATTAGATTCTAGTTGGGGGAAGGAATAACTTTCAAGAATAGTATTGAAATGATTGGGAATTTTAACTTAGCCCATTTATTAGACAATCCTATTTCATCAATGCTAAATTTCCTGAATTGTTATTATTTAggagaatgcctttgttttaggAGATATGCACTCAAGTATTGGGGAATGAAGCAGTCTCATTACTATGTACATAAGCAGTGATAAAACAAGAGTGTAAACTCTTGACGGTGAATGTGGATGAAGGACATAGGGATGTTCATAGAACTATTTtcgaaacatttgaaaaaaatatgtttcaagtttttaaaaataagttggcAGGGGAAGGAAACCCCTCTGTATATTTTGTGTAGAATTCATTCAAATTCAGTAAGAGAAAGAGGCAAGACCGGATGAGAAGGTATTGCTGTAGTTATGTTGTGCCCTGGAGTTTAATGACAGGAAGGATGAAGAATCGCATCCTCCAGTCTCTCCCTCCAGTGAAGTAAATCCCAGGGTTGAAAGCACATGGTTCCCATAATCATCTCCTTCGCGGGACAAAAATCGAAGGTAGTGGGTGGGTGTGGTCGTGCAGATTTCAAGTTAGGTTAGGCTAGAACAGGCGGTCTCGAGTTCGCCTTAGCATAGAGACTACTCTGCGCCCCGCCCCCGACTGGAAGAGCCCATAACTGCAGCCTAGGATCGGGGGAAGAGCGTCCTGAATGTAATTAATCCTTCTCTTCGCTAGATGTCTCCTAAGTCTTCAGCCTTCTTATCCATATCAACCTCCATAGTACTGAATCTTTACTTAAAACTGATGCTTACTTAAGACAAAAGTTGAGTTCCGCAAAGATGTTTCTTTCCACTCCCTACCCACCGTCCGCTGCGTGCGCTGGTCCCCGAAGGGCCGGAAGCGGAAGTGTTGGCCCGAGAGAGCCTCCGCCTGAGGCTGCGGGACCAGCTCTTCGCCTTTGCCATGGAGGCGTCTCGGTCTCAGGAGCCGATCCTGGATGCTAAATCGCAGGTGAGACTCGGCCcggaaggggagggggcagaggaccCCTGAGCAAGCAAGATCGTCTCATAAATTGTGTTTTCTGCTTCCGTTTCAGGTCACCAACCAGGTGAGTGAATGGCCCTCCTGCCTTGCCCTCAGCCGGCCTTTGCTGGTCAAGGGCTGGCGGCCGCTCCCGGCCGGCCTGCAGCTGGAGACCGGCGTCTCATCGTGCGGTGCCCTGTCCTTGCATTTCATAACCTGTGTCCTCAAGCCGGTGTTCTCCAGCCCGCATCCCTGCATTGCTCTTTCCCCCGAGCGCGCGAGGTGATGCCGCTGCCATTGCAATTTAAGCTTCTCCAGCCAGCGCTAGTGCAAAGTGTACAAAGTCTTGTTCTTCCTTAATTAGGCGACCTGTATTCGAAGGTAGGAATACACTATTTTAGAATGTGATGGGCACataagaaataactaaaatttacAAAGGTAGCACCGATGACGTTTCTTGCACTTGAGAAAGGTTATTTTGaagatggagtataactttttaacctttcagagtgtgtgtgtgatgtatGTTGAAAAACAATAGTTTTTTCAAGAACATCTTAGTTCCGTTTCTGTTTCAAGTGTTTGCAACTAATAAACTATTTTTGGACAAATTACTTATAATGCTCCTTGAAGAAGAGTCCTAAAACTAGAAGGTTTGGGGTCAAGAGTTATCCAGatccatataaaatataaaaaagggctgagataaGAAATAATGCAAATACAGGAGCCAAGAGAGGTGTCCATTTACTGCTCTGTCTTTTGTCTCCCTCTGATCTTGCAGGTTGCTTTTGAGGATACTTGAGAGATAGGGGAACTCAGGGAGATAGTAATCAGTCCTCTACATGGCTTTGCTCAGTTACATAGTCTTCTAGAACTAAAATTAAGATGTTGACATGGCTCTTTTTTCAAGGTTGTACGGGAATCTCTTGTCTTTTCCTGCTCTTAGAAACTGCCTCCTTTTCTTGGCTTATGGTCTCTACTTTCATCTTCAAAACACATCAtttcaacccctgctttcttctCTGACTCTGACCTTCTTTATTCCCTTTTACAAAGACGCTGTGATCACATTGAACTTCCCTGGATAATCCAGAAAAGCCttcccatctcaagatccttgaTTTTGTTAAgtctttaatatttgttttatcacATAGGGTAACTCAGTGTTCAGGGATTAGGACATGAACATGTTTGCGTGACCATTAAGTCTGCTATACATCCCATCCATACATTCATTCAAAggttatctgattttttttctatgcagGAAAAGCCAAGATAATTTACAAACatcatttgatttataatgaGTTTATCAAgagattccttttttttattaagagagagttttttaatatttattttttagtttttggtggacacaacatctttatttatttatttttttatgtggtgctgaggattgaacccagcacaccatgcatgccaggcgagcgtgctgctgcttgagccatatcctcagcccaccattgttttttttttaaagttcagaaaCAAAgttggaaatataattttaaacaaataaattataaagtacCTTGCAATAAATCTATTAAAAGAAATCAGAGCTTCTAGTTTCTGGACCAGTATATAAGAAATTTACCCTTTTAGGACACAGTATTAACTTTTAGTAGAAACTAAAAGCTGAGCTTACTGAAAAATCAACAATTCTCTGATCTGTCAGAGAAGTAAGAACACCGGGCAAACGTTAGTTTGGTAGCAGACATGAGTTTTTAGAATGCCTGCTACATGTCACGCACCTGTCTAATCTTTCAAAATAGGACAGACAAAATTCTTCCACCCACAGCCTTATGTTTTAAAGTCAATATTAAGAGCTGCATTTTTCCAGTCCTGATTTATGCCATAACAACACTGAACAATCATTGACAGGAACTAATAAAGTATTGAAGCAGCTAGTAGTTTATAAGCATGTAGTCTTTGGAGTCATGCAGACATTGGTTTCTCTTCTGATTCCAGAACTGTGTGACCTTGCACACATTACCTTAGCTCTCTGAAATTGGGATTTGTCatttacaaaatggaaataatccaTAATGTTATGCTGACTCACTGAGGCATTTAATACATGTAAATTACAGAGCACATCACCTGACCATCACGAACACTGATGAAATCTTAAAACTACATCATTATTTATGCTAATGTAAGGTTTGAGCTTGAGGACTATGGTGAGGAAAGAAACTGGAATGATTCTCACGTGTGCCTCAACTAATTATGCAGATCATGTAACCCATCTTGCAtttgaggatttttttgtttgtggaaTGAGGAAGCATCTGGAACAGGAAAGGAAGTAAAAGATGCTTCAAAGTGTTTTGAATTGCCAGAACAAAACTTAAACCTTTTATGAAAACCAATACTTCAATATCATCTACTTATATTATCCATTCtgtagaggtttttttttccactttttgcttttttttttttgtaaatatgacAATGTTGTTTTATAACTCTATTTGTGTCCCTTGTTAATTGTTTCTGAAATGATCTTAAATGAAGATACTATATTTTATGACCTGCATTGAAACTAAAAGTTGAGTTGAGAGCAGTAAAATtgaataatatttgcattcaaGGCAATGATGTTACTAATTTATTGTTTTATACTGTTTTGTTAAAGCTTGTCGATTTTCAGTGGAAACTGGGTATGGCTGTGAGCTCCGACAGTTGCAGATCTCTTAAGTATCCTTATGTTGCAGTGATGCTAAAAGTGGCAGATCATTCTGGCCAAGTAAAGAACAAGTCCTTTGAAATGACAATTCCACAGTTTCAGGTTTGTAGTTTAACTCATTGAATTTTAGTATAATTATTGCTTACGAAGTGTATAAAATCTTTCTTAAGGGAAATTTTCAATATTTGGAAATTGATGTGTTTTACATGTATTAGCAGATACAAaagatgtagatttttttctttgaaaatttaataaattatttttaataaaattgctaAATTTATGTGTTGTGCCATTTAATTACTTTTGACAGGTATCCTTTGTTAGTATAATTAGGAAATTTCAAGAACAATGTcatgatttaataaaaatatacgTGGTATAAGGATTATTATAGTGAAGCTAATGAACATATCCATTAACACAAATAGTTaactcttgtgtgtgtgtgtgtgtgtgtgtgtgaagacacttaaaatctactcttacCAACCTCAACTAGATAAAATACTGTTATTAACTATACCCACCATAACTGTACATTAGATTCCTAGAACTTTTATAACTGAAAGTATATACTCTTTGATCAACATCTCTTTGTTCCCCATAACCTCTCACAACTGCCATTCTACTCTGATTTGACTTCAACTCTTCgattttatataagtaaaatcatgtagtatttgtctttctgtgtctatcTTAtattacttagcataatgtcctcccaATTCATGCAAATTTTTACGAATGGCAGGATTTTTTATggcaaaataatatttcattgagtgtgtgtgtgtgtataatatgatacataatacatacatatattggTGGTATAAACATTATATTTCAAATAGTAGATTTTATATAAGGGAATTAAGCATCCAGATTTTGGAGTCTATAGGCAATCCTTCCTGGAGCCAATCCCCCATGAATACTGTGGGACCACGGGGGTGTGggtatatataacattttattcaggggacaaatttatttattttggtactgagtattATACCCAAGAAtgttaaccattgagccacatccccatcccttcttgttatttatttttttgagacagagtctcactaaattgcttaggtactcactaagttgcagaggctatctttgaatttgtgatcctcctgcctcagcctcccatgctgccaGGAGGGGACAGCTGTTTTTAAGACATTCTTTATGTGGTCTAAAGGTAACCAGGCAAATACATAAGAGAGCTAAGGAACAGTC
This window encodes:
- the Commd6 gene encoding COMM domain-containing protein 6 isoform X1, yielding MEASRSQEPILDAKSQVTNQLVDFQWKLGMAVSSDSCRSLKYPYVAVMLKVADHSGQVKNKSFEMTIPQFQNFYRQFKDIAAIIETV
- the Commd6 gene encoding COMM domain-containing protein 6 isoform X2, whose amino-acid sequence is MEASRSQEPILDAKSQLVDFQWKLGMAVSSDSCRSLKYPYVAVMLKVADHSGQVKNKSFEMTIPQFQNFYRQFKDIAAIIETV
- the Commd6 gene encoding COMM domain-containing protein 6 isoform X3 yields the protein MAVSSDSCRSLKYPYVAVMLKVADHSGQVKNKSFEMTIPQFQNFYRQFKDIAAIIETV